The genomic region GTCGAGTTCGTGCACGGCCTGCATGACCCGCTCGTGCGTCGCGGTGGGCGCTGTGTACGCCCCGCTGAGTATCCGCGAGACGGTGGCGACGGACACGCCCGCGCGCGACGCCACGTCACGAATTGTCGCCCGACCTGCGGAACCCCGACCACGAGCCATGCTCTGCTTCTCCTTGCCCCGGTGAACAGCCGACGTGAGTAACGCCGATGAAAAAGTTACACAACCTTCCGGAGTTTCTCTATGCCCTGGCGGAGGTTCGAATGCCCGGGCTTCCCGGCGTCGTGAGGATGGGCTCGTAAAGCCTCGTCGAACCCCTTGACGACCGCGACACGCACCCTTAACGTCCCGGTTACTGTAAACGGTTCAGTGAACGTTACACGCCGTTCAGCATCCCTCTTCTCCGCCTCGGAGGAACACCAGATGACTTCGTCGAACGTCTCCAGACGCAGCCTCCTGCGCACCGCCGCACTCGGCGCCGGGACCATGGCATTGGGCGGCGGCCTGAGCGCATGCGGCTCCGGCTCCCCCTCCTCGTCGGCGGACACGCTCACCTACTGGGACTGGTACGTCACCCAAGCACCCTGGGTCGACAAGGAGATAGAACTCTTCGAGAAGGCCCACAGCGGGGTCGGCGTCAAGAAGACCACCCAGCAGAACGCGAAGTACCCGGACTTGGTCGCGCTCGCCAACCGCAGCGGCAACCCGCCGGACGTCTTCATGATCCCGCAGGTGCCCAGCGTCGCCGAGCAGGTCGCCAAGGGCTGGCTGCACCCACTCGACGAGTGGGCGACGCCCAAGTGGCAGTCGCGCTTCCCCGAGGGCACCTTCCTGGAAGGCGCCAACGTCTTCGACGGCAAGGTCTACTCGGCCCCGCTGAAGGGCTCGGGCGCACAGCTCCAGCTCTACATCCACCACGGCGTCTTCACGTCCGTCGGGCTGACCAACCCTGACGGCAGCGTCAAAATCCCCAGGACCTGGGACGAAGTCACCAGCGCCGCCCAGACGATCACCAAGAAGAGCGGCGGCAAGTCGTACGGCTTCGGCTTCGGCAACGCCGACGGCATCGGCGTCCTCGCTTGGTGGCTCGACCTGTTCGTCCGCGGCGCCGGTGCACCCGGCGGCGCTCCCACAGCGCCCGGCACCGGCATGGACTACCGCGTCGGCAAGTGGACGTTCGGCACCGACCGGGCGTACGCCGACTTCCTTGAGCTGTTCGTCGAATGGAAGAAGCGCGGTTTCTTCCACCCCAACTCCGTCAGTCTCTCGGACGAAGCGGCCCGCGCGTTCTTCGAGCGCGGCAAGTTCGGTATGACCGTCGGCGGCGTGTGGAACCAGCCCGAGTGGACCCAGCACAAGTTCACCGACTACAGCCTGGTCACGCTGCCCTCGCCCACCGCGACCCCCAAGGGTTACTGGTACGCGGACCCGGTCGGCAACGGCGCCTTCGCCGCGGTCTCCGCCAAGAGCAAGAAGGCACACGAGGCATTCCAGTGGCTGGACGCGCTGACGTCCCCCGCCGCCGGCCGCCGCTGGGTGCAGGACCTCAACGGTGTCTCCGTGTACCCCGAGGGCAACGACCCTGACGGCATCGACTCCAAGCCGTTCGCCGCCTTCGTCGGCATGACCGAGCAGGTGCTGCGCGGACCGGTGCCCCTCGTACGCAATCCGGAGCTGGCCGGCGTCGCGCCCAGTGTCCCCAAGCCGGACATCAGCGATGTGGTGGCCGGCGTCTATACCGGCCAGATCAAGGACGTTCAGGGCGCGTTGAGCAGCCTCGCCGACAAGAAGTTCCAGCTCCTCTCCGACGCGGTCGCCGCGGTGGCCAAGAAGGGCAAGAAGGTCAGCACGTCCGACTACGTCTTTACCGACTGGGATCCCACGAAGCCGTACACCACGAAGAAGGCGTGAGCAGGAACCATGTCACTCCTCGACACCCGCGAGCGTCGACGAACGCCCGCGACCGCGCCGCCGGTCGCCGCCCGGAACGGCCTCTGGCAGCGCATTCGCGCCGCCAAGTGGTCGTACGTCTATCTGGCCCCGATGGCCGTGCTGCTGCTGGCCTTCGTGATCTACCCGATCTTCGCCTCGTTCGGCTACACCTTCTACCGGTGGAACGGCATCGGCTCACCCGGCGAATACGTGGGCCTGGACAACTTCCGGCAGATCCTGCACGACGGCATCTTCTGGGGCGCCGTCAAGCACACCTTCCTCTACGCGTTCGTGCTCGTCCCGGTGCAACTGCTGCTGGCTCTGGCGCTCGCACTGGTTCTCAACAACCCGAAGCTCAAGTTCGCACTGTTCTTCCGCACCGTCTACTTCATACCCGTCGTCACCTCGGCCGCGGTCGTCGGCGTGGTCATCCAGCTCATGCTCGCCAACTTCGGTGACTCGGCGGGCAGTCTGCTCGCCAAGACCGGGGTGACCAACGGGCACATCGACTGGCTCGGCGACCCGAACACCGCCCTGGCCGTGATCATCGCGATCGGCATCTGGCACACCCTCGGCTACAACCTCGTCTACTTCCTCGCCGGACTGCAGACCATCCCGGCGGAGCTGTACGAGGCGGCGAAGCTCGACGGCTGCGGCCCTGTCCAGTCCTTCTTCCGCATCACCATCCCGATGCTGCGCCAAGTCGGCGTCGTCATCGTGGTGCTCGCCTTCATCGGCAGCTTCCAGGTCTTCGACCTGGTGCAGGTCCTCACCGGCGGCGGCCCGTACTTCGCCACCGAGGTCGTCAACACGTACATCTACCACCTGGCCTTCGGCGGTGCCGCCGGCGCCGCCGCCCAGCCCGACATCGGCCTGGCCTCCGCGGCCTCGTTCCTCTACGGCCTCCTGCTCATCCTCTTCTCCGCGCTGCAGGTCCTCGCCCTGCGCCGAATCAGCCGACGGCGCACGGCCGCCAACCAGTGAAGGAGCCCTCATGGCGATGCCCACCCTGTCCCCGCGCCTGCGCCAGGGCCGACGCGGTCTGCTCTATCTCGCGTTGCTCGGCGGCGGCCTCATCTGGCTCTACCCGTTCCTGTGGGCGCTGGGCAGCTCGCTCAAGAGCACCGACGGCTTCTTCTCCGGCGGACTGAACCCGATCCCGTCCGAGTTCCACTGGTCCAACTACAGCGAGGCCTGGACACAGGCGGACTTCAGCCGGTTCTTCGTCAACACGGTCCTGTTCGCCATGGGCACGGTCGTCGTCACGCTGCTCGCCACCTCCATGGCGGGCTATGTCCTGGCCCGCACCGACTTCCCCGGCAAGAAGATCTGGCTGGGCCTGGTCGGTGTGACGCTCTTCCTGCCGCACGGTTACACGATCATCCCGGTCTTCGACCTGATCCAGCGGCTGCATCTCCTCAACACCCTCTGGTCGGTGGTCATCGTCCAGTCGGCGGGCGGGATGGTCTTCGGCACCTTTCTCTTCATGGGCTACTTCACGACGATCGACCGGGGGTTGGAGGACGCGGCCCGCGTGGACGGGGCGAACTTCCACCAGATCTTCTGGCGGATCATGCTGCCGCTGTCCGGGCCGATGCTGGCGACCGTGGGCCTGTTCGCCTGCATCACGGCCTGGAACAGCTTCTTCATCCCGCTGGTCTTCACCCTCTCCCGCCCCGAACTGCACACGCTGTCGGTGGGCATGTTCAACTTCATCGGCCAGAACTCCACCGCCTGGACCCTGGTGTGCGCGGGGTCGGTCATCACCCTGCTGCCCATCGTGCTGATCTTCGTCGTGCTACAGCGGTTCTTCATCAACGGGCTGGCGGGCGCGGTCAAGCAGTAGCGAGGTGCGGCTGTCGGTCAGTAGCGAGGAGTGGCTGTTGTCGGTCGGTTCGCCGTGCCCGTGGTGGTGCCGCCCGGCTACGAACCGGCGGGCAACCGCAGCGTGAAGACCGTTTCCGTACCGGGCACGCTGGTAGCCGTGACCGTTCCCCTGTGGGCGTCGATCAGCTGCCTGACGATCGACAGGCCAAGGCCGCTGCCTCCACCGCGCCTGCTGCGGGACTTCTCCGCACGCCAGAAACGGTCGAACACCTGGGGCAGTTCCTCGGGTTCGATGCCGCTGCCGGTGTCGGCGACCTCGATCATGACGTCGTCCCCGGCACGATGGGCGGAGAGTGTGACCCTGCCGCCGGGCGGGGTGTGCCGTACCGCGTTGGACATCAGATTGCCCAGGGCCTGGCGCAGCCGCAGCGGGTCGGCGTCCACCGCCGGATCATCTGTGACGTGGGTGAGTACCGTGACGCCCGCGGCCTCGGCTCCGGCCCGGTGCGCGCCGGAGACCTGCTCGACCACGTCGCGCAGGAGCAGCCGCTCGGGATGCAGCCGCAGCGTCCCGGCGTCGGCCGCGGCGAGGATCTGCAGGTCGTCGATGATGTGCTGGAGCAGGACCGCCTCCTCCTGGAGCGAGGACAGCAGGGCGGAATCGGGCACGGCGATGCCGTCCTGTGCCGCCTCCAGCCAGCCGCGGATATTGGTCAGCGGTGTGCGCAGCTCGTGGGCGATGTCGCTGACCATGGCCTTGCGCTGCTCCTCAGTGCGTTCCCGGCGCTCCGACAGGTCGTTGAAGGCGGCGGCCAGGTAGCCGGTCTCGTCCTTGGAGGTGACCCGGACGCGGACGTGCCGCTCGCTCGGGTTCTGGGCCGCGTCGGCCAGCGCGCGCAGCGGCCGCACCAGCCGGATCGCGATGAAGATGGTCACTGCGAAGGTCGCCGCCAGGACCAGGCCGGTGACGCCCGCGATCCGGGCGGTGCCGGCCGGGGACAGATCGACGACGGGAGTGGCCGGGCCGGAGGATGTGCTGATGAAGAGGAGGGCCGGCGGGGCCACATAGGGAGCCAGCTGGTCGCGCAGCCCCTCCACGCCGCAGGCCTCGACGATCGCGGACTCCTTAGCAGTCCCCTTGTATCCTGCCTCGAAGTCCAGGCCGATCGCCACGTCCTGCGTGTTCGGCACACCGCGGCTCGCCGCACAGGCCTCCACGAGTTCTTGCAGGTCCGCCAGGGCGTCGGCTTCCGTCCTGGTGGGGGTCGCGAGCCGCTCGGGAAGGCACAGATCGTCGACAGACGGCAGGGCCGGCTGGGTGAGCCGGACGTCGGGCCGACCGCTCGACCTGACGACCACCTGGGCGCGGTATCCCGAGTCGGCCAGGCACGTGACCTGCTCGCGGGCAAGAAGCCCGAGTTTCTCCCGTTCCTGGACGGGGAGTTCGTACGGTCCTACGGCACGAGCGTCGATGCGTGAGGTATCCGTACCGGTGCCCTGACCCGGGGCGGCAGGCGTGCGCAAGGGATCGATCACCGCCGAAGCCCGCGTCGGCAGCCGGGAACCATCCTCGCTCGAACTGGCGATCACTCGGCGCCCCGCTGTCGTCAACGTGATGTCACGACCGGTCTTCTTCGCAAGCTCCCGAACGGTCCCGGTCACACCCGCCCAGTTCCGGTGGCGGGCCGCATAGCCGGTCAGCGTGTCCTGAACGCTGGTGTCGTCCGCCAGGACCTGGCCGCGTTCCTGCTCGATGGACAGGGTGGTGCTGCGGACCACGAGCCAGGCGGTGGAGCCGATGGACAGCAGGGCGATCAGCAGGGAGGTGCCCAGCAGGCGTGTCAGCAGGCTGTTGCGCAGCAGGATTTTGCGCGCCGGGGCTCTACGTGCCACGGCGGCCGCCTGTCAGCTTGTATCCGACGCCGAACACGGTCAACAGGATCTCCGGGGCACGGGGGTCGGTCTCGATCTTCCTTCGCAGGTTCACGATGTGCACGTCGATGGCGCGTTCGGTGGAGGCCCGGTCGTACCCCTGGGTGCACTCCAGCAACTCCCGCCGGGAGAACACCCGGCCCGGTGCGGCGGCCATGGCCTCAAGGATCCGGAACTCGCCCGGCGTACAGGGCACCGGCCGGTCACGACAGGCCACTTCATGCCTGTCCGGATCCACGAGGAGCGGCCCGGCGCGCAGCACCCGCGGGTCATCGGGGACCGATGGCTGGGTGCGCCGTAGGAGGGTACGGACCCTGGCCATCAGCTCGCGCGGACTGTAGGGCTTGGTCATGTAGTCGTCCGCGCCCAGGTCCAGGCCACGCAGCAGATCGTCCTCGGTGGAGCGGGCGGTGAGCATCAGCACCGGCAGGCCGCCCTCGTCGCGCACCCGGCGGCACACCTCCAGCCCATCGACGCCGGGCAGCATCCAGTCGAGCACCAGCAGGTCCGGGGGCTCCCTGAGAGCCTGGTCCATCGCTGACTGACCGTCGTAGACGACGGTCACGGTGTGACCGTCGTGTTCGAGATAGCCGCGGATCAACGCGGCCTGCTTCTCGTCGTCCTCGGCCACTAGAACATGCGCGCACATGCCCCTGATGGTAGAGGCGAAAGGGCGCCACCAACGGGCGGTGAGAGCTTTCTCCCACCCTTGCAATTCCCTAATACCCGCATGCCGTTCGGGTTCCACGGAAAATTCGCCGACGCATTGTCGCCGTGCTCACCAGGTCCTAACACGGGTGGGTCATGGTCGTCGTATGACGAATTCAGCAATCCGATCGTCGGCCACCGTACGGGCACCGCGTCGGTTCATCATGGCCGCGATATGCGCCGTGGCAGTAAGCGCGCTGGCTACTGGCTGTTCCTCGGACTCGGCCGCCAAGGACAAGAGCAGCGGCAAAGGCGATGGTGTGGCCTCCGTGTCCGATCCGAGCGGAAAGGGAAAGGAAAAGGGGACATCGTCGGGCAGCGGTGCTGCCGGGAAGGACGCTCCGCAGATCCGGCTCGACACCACGGAGCCGGAGAAGCTGGCCATGTACCAGCCCTACCTGTCGTGTCTGAAGAGCAACGGGGTGCCGGTGGAAAAGGCCGGCATCGGCGGGCCGAACGCCAATGGCAAATTCTCCGGAGACCCCTCACAGCTGTGGTATCCGAGTGCGGATGTGTCCGACTATCCCAAGGCTGTTCAGGCGTGCACCGGAAAAGAACCCCTCTACCCGCCTGAGCTCGACCCGAAGAAGAACCCCCACTTCATGGACGACTTCCGCAAGCAGATCGAGTGCATGGACGGCCGGGGACTCAAGGTCGACCCGTTGCCCGACGGCAGTGGCTGGAACTATGGCGAGGGTGGTTCGTCCCTGTCCACCGCCGAAACCACTCGGATCGAGCACGAGTGCCAGATGGAGGCCTTCGGTGGCCAGGACTGAGCGGACCGGTCCCGGCGCACGACGCCCCAGAACCACGGTCCTGGTCGTCACCCTCGCCGTGCTCATGGCAGGGGGCGTCGGCGCGGGACTGGTGTGGGCCGGCGGCGGCAAGGAACAGGACACCGAGGCGAAGGACACGCCGCGGGTCAAGAGCGTCGCCGTGACCCGGACCGACCTGTCGGACACCAGGGAGATGGAGGGCACCCTCGGCTACGGCGTCTCCCGGACCGTCAAGGGCGCCGACGGCGGAAGGGTCACCTGGCTGCCCACGGCCGGCGCCACGGTGAAGCGCGGCGAACAGCTGTACCGGGTCGACGACCGTCCCGCCGTGGTCCTCTACGGCAGTACGCCGATGTACCGCAGGCTCGACACCAGCGGGGCGGTCGGGCGGGATGTGCGGGTGATCGCCGACAACCTCAAGGCGCTCGGCTACGACATCGGGAACCAGCCCGCTCCGGGCACCTCCGTCCAGCCACAGGCGCCCAGGGAGACCCCGTCACCCGAGACCTCCGCGCCCAAGGAGCCAGGGGAGACGGGGAAAGACCCCGCTGAAGGCTCCTCCGGTTCCCCGGGGGCGAGCGAGGGCGCCGACAAGCCGGCCGGCCCGACGAGTACGCCACCCTCGCCCGTCACGGTCAAGGCGGGCGACGGGGTGCTCACCGCTTCCCTGATCGAGGCGATCAAGCGCTGGCAGCCAACCGCCGGCATGGAACCGACCGGCGTACTCGACATCAGCGATGTCGTGGTGACGACGGGTGCGGTGCGGGTCGGCAACCTCAGCGCCCGGCTCGGCGACGAGGCGTCGGCGGAACTGATGACGGTCACCGCCACCACCAAGACGGTGACCATACCGGTGGACGCGCTCGACATCGGCTCGATCAAGCGGAACCAACGGGTCGGCGTGACCCTCCCCG from Streptomyces sp. NBC_00878 harbors:
- a CDS encoding ABC transporter substrate-binding protein, which codes for MTSSNVSRRSLLRTAALGAGTMALGGGLSACGSGSPSSSADTLTYWDWYVTQAPWVDKEIELFEKAHSGVGVKKTTQQNAKYPDLVALANRSGNPPDVFMIPQVPSVAEQVAKGWLHPLDEWATPKWQSRFPEGTFLEGANVFDGKVYSAPLKGSGAQLQLYIHHGVFTSVGLTNPDGSVKIPRTWDEVTSAAQTITKKSGGKSYGFGFGNADGIGVLAWWLDLFVRGAGAPGGAPTAPGTGMDYRVGKWTFGTDRAYADFLELFVEWKKRGFFHPNSVSLSDEAARAFFERGKFGMTVGGVWNQPEWTQHKFTDYSLVTLPSPTATPKGYWYADPVGNGAFAAVSAKSKKAHEAFQWLDALTSPAAGRRWVQDLNGVSVYPEGNDPDGIDSKPFAAFVGMTEQVLRGPVPLVRNPELAGVAPSVPKPDISDVVAGVYTGQIKDVQGALSSLADKKFQLLSDAVAAVAKKGKKVSTSDYVFTDWDPTKPYTTKKA
- a CDS encoding carbohydrate ABC transporter permease encodes the protein MSLLDTRERRRTPATAPPVAARNGLWQRIRAAKWSYVYLAPMAVLLLAFVIYPIFASFGYTFYRWNGIGSPGEYVGLDNFRQILHDGIFWGAVKHTFLYAFVLVPVQLLLALALALVLNNPKLKFALFFRTVYFIPVVTSAAVVGVVIQLMLANFGDSAGSLLAKTGVTNGHIDWLGDPNTALAVIIAIGIWHTLGYNLVYFLAGLQTIPAELYEAAKLDGCGPVQSFFRITIPMLRQVGVVIVVLAFIGSFQVFDLVQVLTGGGPYFATEVVNTYIYHLAFGGAAGAAAQPDIGLASAASFLYGLLLILFSALQVLALRRISRRRTAANQ
- a CDS encoding carbohydrate ABC transporter permease, producing MAMPTLSPRLRQGRRGLLYLALLGGGLIWLYPFLWALGSSLKSTDGFFSGGLNPIPSEFHWSNYSEAWTQADFSRFFVNTVLFAMGTVVVTLLATSMAGYVLARTDFPGKKIWLGLVGVTLFLPHGYTIIPVFDLIQRLHLLNTLWSVVIVQSAGGMVFGTFLFMGYFTTIDRGLEDAARVDGANFHQIFWRIMLPLSGPMLATVGLFACITAWNSFFIPLVFTLSRPELHTLSVGMFNFIGQNSTAWTLVCAGSVITLLPIVLIFVVLQRFFINGLAGAVKQ
- a CDS encoding HAMP domain-containing sensor histidine kinase, encoding MARRAPARKILLRNSLLTRLLGTSLLIALLSIGSTAWLVVRSTTLSIEQERGQVLADDTSVQDTLTGYAARHRNWAGVTGTVRELAKKTGRDITLTTAGRRVIASSSEDGSRLPTRASAVIDPLRTPAAPGQGTGTDTSRIDARAVGPYELPVQEREKLGLLAREQVTCLADSGYRAQVVVRSSGRPDVRLTQPALPSVDDLCLPERLATPTRTEADALADLQELVEACAASRGVPNTQDVAIGLDFEAGYKGTAKESAIVEACGVEGLRDQLAPYVAPPALLFISTSSGPATPVVDLSPAGTARIAGVTGLVLAATFAVTIFIAIRLVRPLRALADAAQNPSERHVRVRVTSKDETGYLAAAFNDLSERRERTEEQRKAMVSDIAHELRTPLTNIRGWLEAAQDGIAVPDSALLSSLQEEAVLLQHIIDDLQILAAADAGTLRLHPERLLLRDVVEQVSGAHRAGAEAAGVTVLTHVTDDPAVDADPLRLRQALGNLMSNAVRHTPPGGRVTLSAHRAGDDVMIEVADTGSGIEPEELPQVFDRFWRAEKSRSRRGGGSGLGLSIVRQLIDAHRGTVTATSVPGTETVFTLRLPAGS
- a CDS encoding response regulator transcription factor: MCAHVLVAEDDEKQAALIRGYLEHDGHTVTVVYDGQSAMDQALREPPDLLVLDWMLPGVDGLEVCRRVRDEGGLPVLMLTARSTEDDLLRGLDLGADDYMTKPYSPRELMARVRTLLRRTQPSVPDDPRVLRAGPLLVDPDRHEVACRDRPVPCTPGEFRILEAMAAAPGRVFSRRELLECTQGYDRASTERAIDVHIVNLRRKIETDPRAPEILLTVFGVGYKLTGGRRGT
- a CDS encoding peptidoglycan-binding protein, whose translation is MARTERTGPGARRPRTTVLVVTLAVLMAGGVGAGLVWAGGGKEQDTEAKDTPRVKSVAVTRTDLSDTREMEGTLGYGVSRTVKGADGGRVTWLPTAGATVKRGEQLYRVDDRPAVVLYGSTPMYRRLDTSGAVGRDVRVIADNLKALGYDIGNQPAPGTSVQPQAPRETPSPETSAPKEPGETGKDPAEGSSGSPGASEGADKPAGPTSTPPSPVTVKAGDGVLTASLIEAIKRWQPTAGMEPTGVLDISDVVVTTGAVRVGNLSARLGDEASAELMTVTATTKTVTIPVDALDIGSIKRNQRVGVTLPDQSTTSGKVAQISTIINGAGSDEGGADGSPAQLNVTVSLKDAKAVRDVDAAKVQVRFEAGTRKNVLVVPVGALLALSEGGYGVQTSGGKLVAVETGLFAKGLVEVSGSGIAEGTKVETTS